The following coding sequences lie in one Spinacia oleracea cultivar Varoflay chromosome 1, BTI_SOV_V1, whole genome shotgun sequence genomic window:
- the LOC110786677 gene encoding uncharacterized protein — protein sequence MLLSKQKKAKGNRVLITVNVVGSAGPLRFVVNEREIVAAVIDMALKSYAREGRLPVLGSNLNDFLLYCPIAGSDALSPIETIGAHGARNFLLCKKPQPQTQTEKAAKVKGDAATTEASITRRGNGSWKSWINKTLILKVASH from the exons atgttgctaAGCAAGCAGAAGAAGGCGAAGGGTAATCGGGTGTTGATAACTGTTAACGTGGTTGGAAGTGCGGGCCCTCTGAGGTTTGTGGTGAATGAAAGGGAGATTGTGGCAGCTGTGATTGATATGGCGTTGAAATCTTATGCTCGCGAAGGTCGTCTTCCTGTTCTTGGCTCGAATCTCAATGATTTCCTTCTTTACTGCCCTATTGCCGGATCAGATG CTTTAAGTCCTATTGAGACAATTGGAGCTCATGGTGCCCGGAATTTCCTTCTGTGTAAGAAGCCGCAGCCTCAGACTCAGACAGAGAAAGCTGCAAAGGTTAAGGGTGATGCTGCTACCACTGAAGCTTCTATTACAAGAAGGGGAAATGGAAGCTGGAAGTCGTGGATCAATAAGACCCTCATTCTTAAAGTTGCCTCTCATTAA
- the LOC110786678 gene encoding kinesin-like protein KIN-5B has translation MSTEKMMSMTPDQFRKLGLGVIPSPSPCPFLTPRPERHRMDYSRLSEAKSSSSTSFNRQDRDREVNVQVILRCRPLSDDEQSSNSSRVVTCNELKREVTISQSIANKQVDRLFTFDKVFGPKAQQRSIYDQAIAPIVKEVLDGYNCTIFAYGQTGTGKTYTMEGAMKSKGSEVCAEAGVIPRAVRQIFDILEAQNADYSMKVSFLELYNEEITDLLTSEDNYYSRFSDDKQKKSVSLMEDGRGCVIIRGLEEEVVYTANDIYNLMERGAAKRRTADTLLNKRSSRSHSVFTITVHVKDISIGEEELIKCGKLNLVDLAGSENISRSGVREGRAREAGEINKSLLTLGRVINALVEHSAHIPYRDSKLTRLLRDSLGGKTKTCIIATISPSTHCLEETLSTLDYAYRAKNIKNKPEANKKLSKTVLLKDLYMELERMKQDIRAAREKNGVYIPQERFIHDESEKKGRINRIEQLETELELSRREVQKYQDLYLSEQEEKLDLEVELLDCKKNLESTNKVLQELQEKQKLSITQLQEKESMISKLMNSEISLIQRAKELCSNLGIASEDIAVLHKKIDDKNKLEDQNHELVSMFGTQLDKSLKNLNQTISGSIALQQYQLRCMEEHMWSFLACKDDATKNLESIVEKIAEVHTSTITTLREFSGTQQRKASTDLEYVNSSICSQTVDMNKLLDSLIVEANDVICNIECSLSKQKELLVFSYQQQEQGLQRTMDSAQEITKATLGFFDEICRHASELTNNLEESQTRNHNYLKKFEKVFEEQSVKEEQQAIEKIVSALGTLRTNKAALVTQALRNINETGLKDYVACQKNLSKIQQASTAAKNTLNGHMENVEGNVLTDVYLLTGINGSMKEHIEQCSRQVNNSREHWKRAAHSVKKLNDDGTLRIQSTINKRNCENETAQSQCITTSSVKNAEFDAIVSSLLFKLKDTYMLDSETKEKMNSLSNQCLNQLESMHTEHDKSLTTIQNQMEVCLIKDYKVGEQEAHEQRVVEVPSLTPATVNLHAGISAGERSEPVQVETKTLPPHHQITDWMNRAPFANIN, from the exons ATGAGCACAGAGAAGATGATGTCAATGACGCCTGACCAGTTTAGGAAATTGGGTTTAGGTGTAATCCCATCACCATCGCCCTGTCCTTTTCTCACTCCTCGACCGGAACGACATCGGATGGATTATTCTAGATTAAGTGAAGCTAAGTCTTCGTCGTCAACCTCGTTTAATCGACAAGATAGAGATCGGGAGGTTAATGTGCAGGTTATTCTAAGATGCAG GCCATTAAGCGATGATGAGCAAAGCAGCAATTCATCAAGAGTGGTAACATGTAATGAACTCAAAAGAGAAGTGACCATCTCACAAAGTATAGCTAATAAACAAGTAGATAGACTTTTCACATTCGATAAG GTTTTTGGACCAAAAGCACAACAAAGATCCATTTATGATCAAGCTATCGCGCCTATTGTTAAAGAAGTCCTTGATGGCTATAATTGCACAATATTTGCTTATGGTCAAACCGGAACTGGTAAAACTTATACCATGGAAGGAGCAATGAAATCCAAG GGAAGTGAAGTGTGTGCTGAGGCTGGTGTCATCCCACGAGCAGTTCGTCAGATATTTGACATACTAGAAGCTCAAAACGCTGACTACAGTATGAAGGTGTCGTTTTTAGAGCTGTATAATGAAGAAATAACTGATTTATTAACTTCTGAAGATAACTACTACTCAAGATTCTCAGATGATAAGCAAAAGAAATCTGTCTCTTTGATGGAAGATGGTAGGGGTTGTGTGATCATCCGAGGCCTTGAAGAGGAAGTTGTATACACTGCCAACGATATATATAATCTAATGGAGCGAGGAGCTGCTAAAAGGCGAACAGCTGACACATTACTAAACAAGCGTAGCAG TCGCTCCCATTCTGTGTTCACCATAACGGTCCATGTAAAGGACATCAGTATTGGAGAGGAGGAGCTCATAAAATGTGGGAAGCTGAATCTTGTTGATCTAGCAGGATCTGAGAATATCTCTCGTTCTGGTGTCAGAGAG GGGCGTGCAAGGGAAGCTGGGGAGATTAACAAGAGCTTACTCACCCTTGGAAGAGTTATTAACGCGCTAGTGGAACATTCAGCTCATATACCTTACAG GGACAGTAAGCTGACAAGGTTATTGAGAGACTCACTAGGAGGGAAAACGAAGACTTGTATCATAGCAACAATCTCACCATCTACTCATTGTTTGGAAGAAACCCTTAGCACTCTTGATTATGCTTATCGtgctaaaaatattaaaaacaaaCCCGAG GCAAACAAAAAATTGTCCAAGACAGTTTTGCTCAAAGATTTATACATGGAACTTGAGAGGATGAAACAAG ATATTCGGGCAGCACGAGAAAAGAATGGTGTTTATATACCACAAGAAAGATTCATCCATGATGAATCAGAAAAGAAG GGAAGAATTAATCGGATAGAGCAGTTGGAGACGGAGCTTGAACTAAGTAGAAGG GAAGTTCAGAAATACCAGGACCTGTATCTTTCTGAACAAGAAGAGAAATTGGATTTAGAGGTTGAGCTCCTGGACTGCAAG AAAAATCTGGAGAGCACAAATAAGGTCCTGCAAGAACTTCAAGAGAAGCAGAAGTTATCTATCACTCAGTTACAGGAAAAAGAATCTATGATATCGAAACTTATGAACTCAG AAATTTCTCTCATTCAACGTGCAAAGGAGCTGTGTTCTAATTTGGGTATTGCATCTGAAGATATAGCCGTACTACACAAAAAGATAG atgacaaaaacaaattgGAAGATCAAAACCATGAGCTAGTTTCCATGTTTGGTACACAGCTTGATAAGAGCTTAAAAAACCTGAACCAAACCATCTCAGGATCAATTGCGCTGCAGCAGTATCAACTGCGATGCATGGAAGAGCACATgtggtcatttcttgcctgcAAAGATGAT GCAACAAAGAACTTGGAATCCATTGTTGAGAAAATAGCAGAGGTACATACTTCAACTATAACAACTTTGAGGGAGTTTAGTGGAACTCAACAAAGAAAAGCTTCTACAGATTTGGAGTATGTAAATTCCAGCATATGTAGTCAAACAGTTGATATGAACAAG TTATTAGATTCGTTGATTGTCGAGGCAAATGATGTAATATGCAACATCGAGTGTTCCCTTTCTAAGCAAAAGGAGCTTCTGGTTTTCTCTTACCAGCAGCAAGAACAG GGACTACAAAGGACTATGGATTCAGCTCAAGAGATCACCAAAGCAACTCTAGGGTTCTTTGATGAGATCTGCAGGCATGCGTCTGAACTCACAAATAATCTTGAAGAAAGCCAAACCAGAAATCATAACTATCTCAAAAAGTTTGAGAAAGTGTTTGAG gAACAATCTGTGAAAGAAGAGCAGCAGGCCATTGAAAAAATTGTTTCTGCACTGGGAACACTAAGAACAAACAAAGCAGCTTTG GTTACGCAGGCGTTGAGGAACATTAATGAAACTGGACTAAAAGACTATGTGGCATGCCAGAAAAACCTGTCCAAAATTCAGCAGGCTTCTACAGCTGCAAAGAATACCTTGAATGGACATATGGAAAATGTTGAAGGGAATGTCTTGACTGACGTGTACTTGCTAACGGGGATTAATGGATCTATGAAGGAACATATCGAGCAATG CTCACGCCAGGTTAATAACTCAAGAGAGCACTGGAAAAGAGCTGCACATTCAGTCAAAAAACTCAACGATGATGGAACATTAAGAATACAATCTACCATCAA CAAAAGAAACTGTGAAAATGAAACAGCACAGAGTCAATGTATCACAACATCATCGGTGAAGAATGCTGAATTTGATGCTATTGTGTCAAGTCTGCTTTTCAAACTTAAGG ATACCTATATGTTAGACAGCGAAACAAAGGAAAAGATGAATTCCTTATCAAATCAGTGCCTCAATCAGCTTGAATCTATGCACACTGAGCACGATAAAAGTCTCACAACCATTCAGAATCAAATGGAAGTGTGCCTTATTAAGGACTACAAGGTAGGTGAGCAGGAAGCACACGAGCAAAGAGTTGTGGAAGTGCCGAGTTTGACTCCTGCAACAGTCAATCTACATGCAGGCATCAGTGCTGGTGAAAGATCAGAACCTGTACAGGTCGAAACCAAGACATTGCCACCACATCATCAGATTACAGATTGGATGAACAGGGCTCCCTTTGCAAATATTAACTAA